A window of Pirellula sp. SH-Sr6A contains these coding sequences:
- a CDS encoding family 16 glycoside hydrolase, with protein MASVSTPLFGQLPTGWKQHDWDRERPAIVTPGELAGPVAPPSDAIVLFDGMSLDKWRSADGGPAKWVIKEGVMESVPGSGYVYTADSFGDVQLHVEWAAPMKVVGKSQGRGNSGVFLQGLFEVQVLDSFDNITYADGQAGAIYGQYPPLVNASRKPGEWQTYDIVFRRPHYEENGTLQQPARMTVFHNGVLVQDNVRPLGPTSWLQHHRYSKSEEKRPLSFQDHGNPVRYRNVWLRELPPESIPQPKSPYDPVIVDLTEEQKKKLVGSYQRSGGGTWEITSKNGKLYLNIIVNPLELIPHSASEFGLKYTAGLVTIQYDDAGNPKELEFQMGGDTSRAVRAP; from the coding sequence ATGGCATCCGTCTCCACGCCGTTGTTCGGTCAGCTCCCCACGGGATGGAAACAACACGACTGGGACCGAGAGCGCCCTGCGATCGTCACGCCAGGTGAACTCGCCGGCCCGGTGGCTCCCCCGTCGGATGCGATCGTCCTCTTCGACGGAATGAGCCTCGACAAATGGCGGTCCGCCGACGGGGGGCCAGCAAAATGGGTGATCAAGGAGGGCGTCATGGAGTCGGTTCCTGGCAGCGGTTACGTCTACACGGCAGATTCCTTTGGCGATGTCCAACTGCATGTCGAATGGGCAGCCCCGATGAAGGTGGTCGGAAAAAGCCAGGGCCGAGGAAATAGCGGAGTATTCCTGCAGGGACTTTTTGAAGTGCAGGTCCTCGATTCGTTCGACAACATCACGTATGCGGACGGGCAGGCAGGGGCTATCTACGGCCAGTATCCACCCCTCGTGAACGCCAGTCGCAAACCGGGCGAATGGCAAACGTATGACATTGTCTTCCGGCGTCCCCACTACGAAGAGAACGGAACGCTCCAACAACCCGCTCGCATGACGGTTTTCCATAACGGTGTCCTCGTTCAAGACAACGTGCGCCCCCTCGGCCCAACCTCGTGGCTTCAGCACCATCGCTACTCGAAAAGCGAAGAGAAACGCCCCCTGTCGTTTCAAGACCACGGAAACCCTGTCCGCTACCGAAACGTTTGGCTCCGAGAACTCCCACCCGAATCCATTCCGCAACCCAAATCTCCTTACGACCCTGTCATCGTGGACCTTACCGAGGAGCAAAAGAAAAAGCTGGTCGGCAGCTACCAACGCTCCGGAGGAGGGACTTGGGAAATCACCTCGAAAAACGGAAAGCTCTATCTCAACATCATTGTGAATCCTTTGGAACTGATTCCGCACAGCGCCTCGGAATTTGGCCTAAAGTACACAGCAGGTTTGGTCACGATTCAGTATGATGATGCGGGAAACCCCAAGGAACTGGAGTTTCAAATGGGTGGAGACACCAGCCGCGCGGTGCGGGCTCCATAA
- the floA gene encoding flotillin-like protein FloA (flotillin-like protein involved in membrane lipid rafts), with the protein MNPALFAILLVLGLLAFIIAAIILAIFSRYFWLWVQSVMTGAKVSVLDLIGMLFRRVDARTIVRGKIMSTQAGIDDPDLTTRSLEAHYLARGNVPQVIRALVAAHKSRQITLTFRGAAAIDLAGRDVLDAVQTSVYPKVIDCPPKGSAVPFLDAIAKDGIQLKVKARVTVRANLQRLIGGATEETIIARVGQGIVSAIGSADSHKVVLENPDMISKAVLASRLDDQTAFEIVSIDIADIDVGENIGARLQADKAEADTRVARAKAESRRAEAVATEQEMIAKIEESRAAVVAAEADVPRAVAEALSTGRLNVMDYYKLRNITADTEMRQSIAGTSTTGPTNPTRTPAS; encoded by the coding sequence ATGAACCCGGCTTTGTTCGCCATCCTTTTGGTCCTCGGACTGCTTGCGTTCATCATCGCCGCCATCATTCTCGCGATCTTCTCACGCTATTTTTGGCTGTGGGTTCAATCGGTGATGACCGGTGCCAAAGTATCCGTATTGGATTTAATCGGAATGCTCTTTCGACGTGTCGATGCGCGAACGATTGTCCGCGGGAAGATCATGTCGACCCAAGCCGGAATCGACGACCCGGATTTGACCACCCGGTCCCTGGAAGCCCATTACCTGGCCCGCGGCAATGTCCCGCAAGTCATCCGCGCCTTGGTCGCCGCGCATAAGAGCCGCCAAATCACCCTGACCTTCCGGGGTGCAGCCGCCATCGATTTAGCAGGCCGGGATGTGCTCGATGCCGTTCAAACGAGCGTCTATCCCAAAGTCATCGACTGCCCACCCAAAGGCAGTGCGGTTCCTTTCCTCGACGCGATTGCGAAGGACGGGATTCAGCTCAAGGTCAAGGCACGCGTTACCGTCCGAGCGAACTTGCAACGCTTGATCGGAGGAGCGACCGAAGAAACCATCATCGCTCGAGTTGGACAAGGCATTGTGAGCGCGATCGGTTCGGCCGATAGCCATAAGGTCGTTCTCGAAAACCCGGATATGATTTCCAAGGCCGTGCTCGCCAGCAGACTCGATGACCAAACCGCGTTCGAAATCGTTTCCATCGACATCGCAGATATCGACGTCGGTGAAAACATCGGCGCCCGATTGCAAGCGGATAAAGCGGAGGCAGACACTCGTGTAGCCCGCGCCAAAGCAGAAAGTCGTCGCGCCGAGGCGGTTGCAACCGAACAAGAGATGATCGCCAAGATCGAGGAAAGTCGCGCTGCGGTCGTCGCCGCAGAAGCCGACGTCCCCCGAGCCGTCGCGGAGGCCCTCTCGACCGGTCGTCTCAATGTGATGGATTACTACAAACTCAGGAACATCACTGCCGACACCGAAATGCGTCAAAGCATCGCCGGCACCAGCACCACTGGCCCAACCAATCCGACGCGCACCCCTGCGTCGTAA
- the hisI gene encoding phosphoribosyl-AMP cyclohydrolase, which yields MAVATSTTSPDFSRSVQGLLPAIAQDAQTREVLMFAWMNEEAYRETLATGFATYFSRSRNKLWRKGEESGHRQKVVELRIDCDADCILMLVEQTGAACHEGYASCFFRKWDTQQFSIDRSRLVDPSTVYRPAE from the coding sequence ATGGCAGTAGCGACCTCCACGACCTCCCCCGATTTCTCGAGGTCTGTCCAAGGTCTCTTGCCTGCAATCGCACAAGATGCGCAGACGCGCGAAGTTCTCATGTTCGCGTGGATGAACGAAGAGGCTTATCGCGAAACCTTGGCTACCGGATTCGCAACCTACTTCAGCCGCTCCCGAAACAAACTTTGGAGAAAAGGAGAGGAAAGCGGCCACCGTCAGAAGGTCGTCGAACTGCGAATCGACTGCGATGCCGATTGCATCCTCATGCTGGTTGAACAGACCGGCGCCGCATGCCACGAAGGATACGCGAGCTGCTTCTTTCGAAAATGGGACACACAGCAATTCTCGATTGATCGATCGCGATTGGTGGACCCCTCCACGGTTTATCGCCCAGCCGAGTAA
- a CDS encoding DUF1570 domain-containing protein: MSCLFSSDCLGDFLVYTPPGAKAAIVLEGKTKLHSGNLLEFTYPGYPSVAMDRDQAVVVKAPTRLEEYRKLWFDATKSNSVDDYLKAAHVALRHGKLKEFYECCSAAYKREPNHPTVVRLVEARAKIKTPVQGFAETETKLRSITKLASMKVAKSEHYLLLHDIDGESSASRASRVSKRLERLETVYESFFLKFALNGIVLEAPSEPLMVLLFSEEKDYLRYATQLDPQLQSAAGFWSPKDNVSVFYDRSSTDEMRLLTALVEEMKRAKLQARGTTLSREVAQQTNSLELMVKILKDELDAEVVSHEATHQLAGNTGLMPRGKLGLSWAHEGLACYFETPSGVSSGGVGALNPRRLQGYRRLSGDPSRSRMEFLVSDYLFDPKMPSSSVVDAYGGAWALTHFLMETDAPKLTEYYRRCAELTVEAEAGIPRAKLIELFSDVFGDMASLERELREHMRDQKTDLERLREAASP, translated from the coding sequence ATGAGTTGTTTGTTCTCCTCCGATTGCTTAGGGGACTTCCTGGTTTACACACCACCGGGCGCGAAGGCCGCGATTGTTTTGGAGGGGAAGACCAAGCTTCATTCAGGGAACCTCTTGGAGTTCACCTATCCGGGTTACCCCTCGGTCGCCATGGATCGCGATCAAGCGGTGGTGGTGAAGGCTCCAACCCGACTGGAAGAGTACCGAAAGCTTTGGTTTGACGCGACCAAGTCCAACTCGGTAGACGACTATCTCAAGGCGGCCCACGTCGCCCTTCGGCATGGCAAGTTGAAGGAGTTTTACGAGTGCTGCAGCGCGGCGTATAAGCGGGAGCCGAATCATCCCACCGTCGTGCGATTGGTTGAAGCCCGCGCGAAGATCAAAACACCCGTTCAAGGTTTTGCAGAGACTGAAACGAAGTTGCGCAGCATCACGAAGCTCGCATCGATGAAGGTGGCCAAGAGCGAGCATTACTTGCTGCTGCACGACATCGATGGAGAGTCATCCGCTAGTCGGGCATCGCGTGTGTCCAAGCGATTGGAAAGATTGGAAACGGTATACGAATCCTTTTTTCTCAAGTTCGCGTTGAACGGAATCGTTTTGGAGGCCCCGTCGGAGCCGTTAATGGTGCTCCTTTTCTCGGAGGAGAAAGACTATCTGCGCTATGCGACGCAGCTAGATCCGCAGCTTCAGTCGGCGGCTGGTTTTTGGTCTCCCAAGGATAATGTGAGCGTCTTTTACGATCGCAGTTCCACCGACGAAATGCGTTTGCTGACCGCGTTGGTCGAGGAGATGAAACGAGCTAAATTGCAAGCGAGAGGGACAACGCTATCCCGAGAAGTCGCGCAGCAAACCAACTCGCTGGAACTCATGGTGAAGATCTTGAAGGACGAGCTCGACGCAGAAGTGGTTTCTCACGAAGCCACCCATCAGTTGGCCGGAAACACCGGACTGATGCCTCGTGGAAAGCTTGGGCTCTCCTGGGCCCATGAGGGGCTAGCTTGTTATTTCGAGACACCCTCTGGTGTGTCCTCGGGGGGCGTGGGTGCGCTGAACCCACGACGTTTGCAGGGGTATCGTAGGCTCAGCGGCGATCCATCGCGGAGCCGCATGGAGTTTCTCGTTTCCGACTATTTGTTCGATCCCAAAATGCCTTCGTCGTCGGTCGTGGATGCGTATGGAGGGGCTTGGGCGCTAACCCATTTCCTGATGGAGACCGATGCCCCAAAGCTGACCGAGTATTATCGTCGGTGCGCCGAGCTAACTGTCGAGGCGGAGGCGGGGATCCCGAGGGCCAAGCTGATCGAGCTCTTTTCGGATGTATTCGGTGATATGGCGTCGCTCGAACGCGAGCTTCGGGAGCATATGCGGGATCAAAAAACGGACTTGGAACGATTGCGAGAAGCCGCCAGTCCGTGA
- a CDS encoding DUF1559 domain-containing protein: MRCLHACRWAAIAVLFGWISPYPVMSQTSVRGDAKQSGAPNDDSKGVKPKTLDDIRKSLRERPAPPAAESSGGYGGYGSESGGYPGGSSSYGSEGGGYGGEGSGSPSGMGMGGYGGAGMSGEPLLPAEMQQVAQLIWKLRQALRAAATPEDRSAIEKELRVALDGYFTMDLERRVRELDKLQARVSKMEAALQKRLSLQSDWIDLQLKQILFQANGINVTVPGMEADSSGHGSSSYGSSSYGSSPLNDGVGGGGYGMSLSGYGGPGMAYGGPGPGGPGIGGAGADGFDGSRMEGAPSSYRSETPRNMGYDFRFEITRILPRGSKADLQNNDPLKSYIETPSSEDVVAEEQALKGDDEKLKKILLAFHMFESQFRHLPSSQMRRSEQNPPHSWRVAILPVLGHADLYRQYRFDEPWDSPHNQTLVDRMPSVFKTDASKSGMTSFKMVVGPGAIDSGDGSQGGMERITDGTANTIAVVKSSDPVVWTNPQDEEFSPTRLPAMARDNLVALLDGSVRFLDPNVTSDQLRALVTRGGGEVVDTSIFLSTSKPSK; this comes from the coding sequence ATGAGATGTTTGCACGCTTGCCGATGGGCAGCCATCGCTGTCTTGTTCGGATGGATTTCACCTTACCCGGTTATGTCTCAGACCTCTGTGCGGGGAGATGCGAAACAATCTGGTGCACCGAATGACGATTCGAAAGGAGTGAAGCCGAAGACGTTGGATGATATTCGCAAATCGCTTCGAGAGAGACCCGCTCCTCCTGCGGCCGAGAGCTCGGGCGGCTATGGAGGTTACGGCAGCGAAAGTGGTGGTTACCCCGGTGGAAGTAGTAGCTACGGCAGCGAAGGTGGTGGCTACGGCGGTGAAGGCTCTGGTAGTCCTAGCGGCATGGGGATGGGAGGGTATGGTGGCGCAGGGATGTCCGGAGAACCGCTCCTTCCGGCAGAGATGCAACAAGTGGCTCAGTTGATATGGAAGCTTCGACAGGCGCTGCGTGCGGCAGCCACGCCCGAGGATCGGTCCGCGATTGAGAAGGAGTTGCGGGTGGCCCTCGACGGCTATTTCACGATGGATCTGGAACGACGGGTCCGGGAGTTGGACAAGCTGCAGGCACGCGTTTCGAAGATGGAGGCAGCACTTCAAAAGCGATTGTCATTGCAATCGGATTGGATCGACCTGCAATTGAAACAGATCTTGTTCCAAGCCAACGGAATCAACGTGACGGTTCCCGGCATGGAGGCGGATTCATCCGGCCACGGAAGCAGTAGCTATGGCAGCAGTAGCTATGGCAGCAGTCCACTCAATGATGGCGTTGGTGGGGGTGGCTATGGAATGAGCTTAAGCGGTTATGGTGGCCCCGGCATGGCCTACGGTGGGCCTGGTCCTGGAGGGCCTGGTATTGGTGGGGCGGGAGCTGACGGTTTCGATGGTTCGCGGATGGAAGGTGCTCCTAGCAGTTACCGATCGGAGACTCCCAGAAATATGGGCTACGATTTTCGATTCGAGATCACTCGCATTCTGCCGCGAGGCTCGAAAGCGGATCTCCAGAATAACGACCCGCTCAAGAGTTATATCGAAACTCCCTCCTCCGAGGACGTGGTAGCCGAAGAACAAGCGTTGAAGGGGGACGACGAAAAACTAAAAAAGATTCTGCTGGCATTCCATATGTTCGAATCCCAATTTCGACATCTCCCGAGTTCTCAAATGAGGCGGAGCGAACAAAACCCTCCACACAGTTGGCGGGTCGCCATCTTGCCTGTGTTGGGGCACGCGGATCTCTACCGTCAGTATCGTTTCGACGAGCCATGGGATAGTCCACACAATCAAACACTCGTCGACCGCATGCCTAGCGTATTCAAGACCGATGCATCGAAATCGGGAATGACTTCGTTCAAAATGGTCGTAGGGCCTGGGGCGATCGACTCGGGGGACGGATCTCAAGGAGGGATGGAACGTATCACCGATGGTACCGCCAATACCATCGCCGTTGTGAAGTCGAGCGATCCGGTCGTCTGGACCAACCCCCAGGACGAGGAATTTAGCCCGACGCGACTTCCTGCGATGGCGAGGGACAATCTTGTGGCGCTTCTGGACGGTTCGGTTCGCTTCCTGGATCCGAACGTTACATCCGATCAGTTGCGAGCTTTGGTTACTCGAGGGGGTGGAGAGGTGGTTGATACGTCGATTTTCCTGTCTACGTCGAAACCATCGAAGTAA
- a CDS encoding serine/threonine-protein kinase, which yields MSPAIHVSDEQLRMLMTEVDDTGETVAAASHVEACEHCQHRLSQLLSHDEVCVDAVQLLQGGSEFAASLRSDATASFEQRDAADPLHVREENSSEEIDDRELLSPSHPEMLGRIGRYEIERRLGSGGMGVVYKGFDTELNRSVAIKVLAPHLATNGPARQRFGRESRAIAAVVHEHVVAIHNVESSGPHPYLVMQYVPGESLQSRIERDGPLSVEEILRIGMQTASGLAAAHEQGIVHRDVKPANILLEAGLERVLLTDFGLARTADDASLTQTGIVAGTPHYMSPEQANGEAIDHRSDLFSLGSVLYFIATGHPPFRADRAMGVLHRICHHPHRPVWQSNPQLPDSLCYMIDQLLEKRPNKRPGSAGEVKERLLKMLQRTQVQRPGMWTRCKRSLRRHRRPLRAGGALAAICTFAIAIFFTLGGNEWFRSDAGNPIDPSIPRPVVPELPHISDAPPIQEPPVPDQVEKLSDLPADLQGTLQGWMNDSLEFQQEIGRLQQEIDSYENRFERNR from the coding sequence ATGTCCCCAGCCATCCACGTGAGCGACGAGCAGCTTCGAATGCTGATGACCGAAGTCGACGATACGGGCGAGACGGTCGCCGCTGCCTCGCATGTCGAGGCGTGCGAACATTGCCAGCATCGGTTGAGCCAACTGTTGTCCCACGACGAAGTCTGCGTCGATGCCGTCCAGCTCCTCCAAGGCGGATCGGAGTTTGCCGCTTCACTACGGAGCGACGCCACCGCTTCGTTCGAGCAACGCGACGCGGCAGATCCATTGCATGTTCGGGAGGAGAATTCCTCGGAGGAGATCGACGATCGGGAGTTGCTATCTCCCTCCCATCCCGAAATGCTGGGGCGGATCGGCCGATACGAAATCGAACGCCGTCTCGGTTCTGGCGGGATGGGGGTAGTCTATAAAGGGTTCGACACCGAACTGAATCGATCGGTCGCGATCAAGGTCCTCGCGCCGCACTTGGCGACCAACGGCCCCGCAAGGCAACGCTTTGGCAGAGAATCGCGAGCGATCGCGGCAGTCGTTCATGAACACGTCGTCGCCATCCACAACGTCGAATCGAGCGGACCTCACCCCTATCTGGTGATGCAGTATGTCCCAGGCGAGTCGCTCCAATCCCGTATTGAACGAGATGGGCCCCTATCGGTTGAAGAGATCCTGCGCATCGGTATGCAGACGGCGAGCGGATTGGCGGCTGCCCACGAGCAAGGCATCGTGCATCGAGACGTCAAACCAGCCAATATCCTGCTGGAGGCCGGACTCGAACGCGTGCTCCTGACCGACTTCGGGCTCGCTCGAACGGCGGACGACGCGAGTCTGACCCAAACCGGAATCGTCGCCGGCACCCCTCACTACATGTCCCCCGAGCAAGCCAACGGGGAAGCGATCGATCATCGTTCCGATCTTTTTAGCCTAGGTTCTGTTTTGTACTTCATCGCCACGGGCCATCCTCCCTTTCGCGCCGACCGCGCCATGGGGGTGTTGCATCGCATTTGCCATCATCCCCATCGCCCTGTTTGGCAATCGAATCCTCAGTTGCCAGACTCCCTTTGCTACATGATTGATCAGCTGCTGGAAAAGCGACCCAACAAACGACCCGGGAGTGCTGGTGAAGTCAAAGAACGATTGCTCAAGATGCTGCAACGGACTCAAGTCCAGCGCCCAGGCATGTGGACTCGGTGCAAACGATCCCTCCGTCGCCACCGCAGACCGCTGCGAGCTGGGGGGGCTCTGGCGGCCATTTGCACTTTCGCCATCGCAATATTCTTCACACTCGGGGGCAACGAATGGTTCCGTTCGGATGCTGGAAACCCTATCGATCCGTCGATCCCGCGCCCTGTCGTTCCCGAGCTACCCCATATTTCGGATGCGCCCCCCATACAGGAACCCCCTGTTCCTGATCAGGTAGAAAAGCTCAGCGATCTACCGGCCGATCTGCAGGGAACCTTGCAAGGCTGGATGAACGACTCACTGGAGTTTCAGCAAGAGATTGGTCGGCTTCAACAAGAAATCGATTCTTACGAGAACCGATTCGAACGCAACCGATAG
- a CDS encoding RNA polymerase sigma factor encodes MIDTRESLLIRLRDRQDREAWEQFIEIYRPFLFRLARSRGFQEADSSDLVQEVFLAVSRKVHEFVPDPERGKFRAWLGTIARNAMIHFLTRRQYKPTAPIQSLSEQLEEFVDPMGFSAEISALFDLEYRRELFHIAGQRVQLRVHANTWKAFHRSAVEGADPEMVGRELGMTPGAVLVAKCRVIAKLRNEVQRLEESSSSGNSLSPSLHQE; translated from the coding sequence ATGATCGATACCCGAGAAAGTTTGCTCATTCGACTCCGCGACCGGCAGGACCGGGAGGCTTGGGAGCAATTCATCGAAATCTATCGACCTTTCTTGTTCCGATTGGCCCGGTCCCGTGGCTTCCAAGAGGCGGACTCTAGCGACCTGGTCCAAGAGGTTTTTCTCGCCGTTTCCAGGAAAGTGCACGAGTTCGTCCCCGATCCCGAGCGAGGCAAGTTTCGAGCTTGGCTGGGAACGATCGCCCGCAACGCCATGATCCACTTCCTCACCCGTCGCCAGTACAAGCCGACAGCCCCAATCCAATCTCTTTCGGAGCAACTGGAGGAGTTTGTCGATCCGATGGGGTTCAGTGCTGAGATCAGCGCCCTGTTCGATTTGGAGTACCGGCGTGAACTGTTTCACATAGCGGGTCAGCGGGTGCAGCTCCGCGTCCACGCGAACACTTGGAAGGCGTTCCATCGTTCGGCGGTGGAAGGTGCGGATCCGGAGATGGTCGGCCGCGAGCTGGGGATGACCCCCGGTGCGGTTTTGGTGGCCAAGTGCCGCGTCATTGCCAAGCTACGAAATGAAGTCCAACGGTTGGAGGAATCCTCCTCGTCCGGCAATTCCCTGTCCCCATCTCTCCATCAGGAATGA
- a CDS encoding Xaa-Pro dipeptidyl-peptidase, which yields MKTKSLPLYVCLASFSAPAIPLSAQQPALPRFENGEAQVVEAFAKDWIQHDLWVEAPFDSDGDGKQDRMHVAVTRPAQTDSEKLKVPVIYQSSPYYAGMGSNDPKHMWNPKQQIGTEPPKHEDAPEIDQQSLRPVLSRDHLKEWVPRGFAVVHSSSPGTGLSQGCPTVGGDNESLAPKAVIDWLNGRAKGYTTPDGDEEVKAYWSTGKVGMTGTSYNGTLALAAATTGVEGLEAIIPVAPNTSYYHYYRSNGLVRHPGGYIGEDIDVLYDFINSGNPDRRDYCNCEVRDKGMLKEFDRKDGNYNAFWKERDYLHELGPMKAAMLMAHAFNDWNVMPEHSIRIYEAVKAKGLPTQLFMHQGGHGGQPPVSQMNRWFTRYLYNIPNDVEKDPPVRIVREGKPRDEPESYANYPHPDSKPVSFRLEKGGISSGALVRNDRNANGNPIVPIVSQGKETLIDNFSFPGSALAQAEWSNHRLLYSTKPLEKEVHISGTPRIRLRVASNKPSACLSVWLVALPWTGSKRITDDVITRGWADPKNAKSLENEEPLVPGEFRTVEFHLQPEDQIIPAGESIGLMLFASDRDFTLWQEPGTELSIDLDQSELILPIVSSLE from the coding sequence TTGAAGACCAAATCGCTTCCACTTTACGTTTGCTTGGCCAGCTTTTCGGCACCCGCGATCCCCTTGTCCGCACAGCAACCGGCACTTCCCCGTTTTGAGAACGGTGAAGCTCAGGTCGTCGAAGCGTTTGCGAAGGACTGGATCCAACACGATCTTTGGGTCGAAGCCCCCTTCGATTCCGATGGCGATGGAAAGCAAGATCGGATGCACGTCGCCGTCACCCGCCCTGCACAAACTGATTCGGAAAAGCTTAAGGTGCCGGTCATTTACCAATCCAGCCCTTATTACGCTGGCATGGGATCCAACGATCCCAAACACATGTGGAATCCGAAACAACAAATCGGGACCGAACCACCCAAACACGAAGATGCACCAGAGATCGATCAACAGAGCCTCCGGCCGGTTCTCTCGCGCGATCACTTGAAAGAATGGGTCCCTCGCGGTTTCGCCGTGGTGCACTCGTCCTCCCCCGGGACCGGGCTCTCGCAAGGCTGTCCGACGGTCGGCGGCGACAATGAATCGCTCGCTCCCAAAGCAGTCATCGATTGGCTCAATGGTCGCGCCAAGGGGTACACAACTCCGGATGGCGACGAAGAAGTGAAAGCCTACTGGTCGACCGGGAAAGTGGGCATGACCGGAACATCCTACAACGGAACCCTTGCCCTGGCAGCCGCGACCACCGGTGTCGAGGGACTGGAAGCGATCATCCCCGTAGCTCCGAATACCTCGTACTATCACTACTACCGCTCCAATGGTCTGGTACGCCATCCAGGCGGTTACATCGGTGAAGATATCGATGTCCTCTACGACTTCATCAATAGCGGCAATCCCGATCGTAGGGACTACTGCAATTGCGAAGTCCGCGACAAGGGTATGCTCAAGGAGTTCGATCGCAAAGACGGGAATTACAACGCGTTTTGGAAGGAACGGGACTACCTGCACGAACTCGGCCCCATGAAGGCGGCCATGTTGATGGCCCACGCCTTCAACGATTGGAACGTCATGCCCGAACACAGCATCCGCATCTACGAAGCAGTCAAAGCCAAAGGATTGCCAACACAACTGTTCATGCACCAAGGAGGGCACGGCGGCCAGCCCCCCGTTTCGCAAATGAACCGATGGTTCACTCGCTATCTCTACAACATTCCGAACGACGTGGAAAAAGATCCCCCGGTACGCATCGTCCGCGAAGGAAAGCCTCGCGACGAACCCGAGTCGTACGCAAATTACCCACACCCCGATTCCAAACCCGTATCGTTCCGCTTGGAAAAGGGAGGTATCAGCTCCGGTGCACTCGTGCGCAACGATCGAAACGCGAATGGGAACCCGATTGTTCCCATTGTGAGCCAGGGCAAGGAAACATTGATCGATAACTTCTCCTTCCCTGGCTCGGCTCTCGCCCAAGCCGAGTGGTCCAATCACCGTCTCCTTTATTCCACCAAGCCTTTGGAAAAGGAAGTCCACATCTCCGGCACTCCCAGAATTCGATTGCGCGTCGCTTCTAATAAACCGTCGGCATGCTTGTCGGTCTGGCTCGTTGCATTACCTTGGACGGGAAGCAAACGGATCACCGACGACGTGATCACCCGTGGGTGGGCCGATCCCAAAAATGCCAAATCGCTCGAGAACGAAGAGCCGCTGGTGCCGGGCGAATTCCGGACCGTTGAGTTCCATTTGCAACCCGAAGATCAAATCATTCCCGCCGGCGAAAGCATCGGCTTGATGCTCTTCGCCAGCGACCGGGATTTCACGCTCTGGCAGGAGCCAGGTACCGAACTTTCGATCGATCTCGATCAAAGCGAACTGATCCTGCCGATCGTTTCGAGCTTGGAATGA
- a CDS encoding DUF1559 domain-containing protein, with product MACANGRGVIRSRPLRTGFTLVELLVVIAIIGILVGLLLPAVQAAREAARRMSCQNNLKQLGLALHNYEGTFKSFPPSTITLGGSAGQPWSGQSFLLPFLEGDNTFRLIDFSIGYHTAGNKANFPPNGVATIKVPVLICPSDTNDRARLDANGIPEHYPLCYALSVGEYLIYNPVNRADGGAAFAPNLRSRVGGFSDGLSNTIGMAEVKAFTPRVHDATLPATAPLTPDAVSPSISGGAWSESNGHTEWVCGRAIHAGFTTTFSPNTRVPHVVSGRTFDFDVSSSREGRDQTSTTYAVITSRSYHTGVVNTLMMDGSVQSISSNIELPIWRALGTRAGGEANTFFQ from the coding sequence ATGGCTTGCGCAAATGGCCGTGGGGTGATTCGGTCGAGGCCACTGCGAACGGGCTTCACCTTGGTGGAGTTGTTGGTCGTGATTGCGATCATCGGTATTTTGGTTGGATTGTTGCTTCCGGCGGTTCAAGCTGCCCGCGAGGCCGCGCGGCGGATGTCATGCCAAAACAATCTCAAGCAGCTCGGTTTGGCTCTGCACAATTACGAGGGAACTTTCAAATCCTTTCCACCCTCGACGATCACTTTGGGGGGATCGGCCGGTCAGCCTTGGTCGGGGCAATCATTCCTCCTCCCGTTTCTCGAAGGGGATAACACCTTCCGCCTGATCGATTTCTCCATCGGTTACCACACGGCAGGAAACAAAGCGAACTTCCCACCCAACGGCGTGGCGACGATCAAGGTTCCTGTGTTGATATGCCCGAGCGACACGAACGATCGGGCGCGGCTCGACGCCAATGGAATTCCTGAGCATTACCCGCTCTGCTATGCGTTGAGCGTCGGTGAGTATTTGATTTACAACCCGGTCAATCGCGCGGACGGCGGGGCCGCGTTTGCCCCCAACTTGCGATCTCGTGTCGGGGGTTTTAGCGATGGCCTCAGCAACACGATCGGCATGGCGGAGGTCAAAGCCTTTACGCCTCGCGTTCACGATGCCACGTTGCCTGCGACTGCACCGCTCACACCCGACGCTGTCTCCCCTTCCATCAGCGGTGGGGCTTGGTCCGAATCGAATGGTCACACCGAGTGGGTTTGCGGCCGAGCGATCCACGCAGGATTCACCACCACTTTTTCACCGAACACACGAGTCCCACACGTTGTCAGCGGTAGGACTTTTGATTTCGACGTATCGAGCAGTCGCGAGGGGCGGGATCAGACCTCCACGACCTACGCAGTCATCACGTCCCGCAGCTACCACACGGGAGTTGTGAATACGTTGATGATGGACGGATCGGTGCAATCGATCTCGTCCAATATTGAATTGCCCATCTGGAGGGCGTTGGGGACCCGTGCTGGGGGCGAAGCCAACACGTTCTTCCAGTAG